A single Phragmites australis chromosome 4, lpPhrAust1.1, whole genome shotgun sequence DNA region contains:
- the LOC133914524 gene encoding uncharacterized protein LOC133914524, translating into MEKSVPNTKKAMQGKEEKPEVPASDPDPSELVAGQQSQLQREHQPANISEMKPLTREAYGGGMYANEGLGQRRDPTKPPASATQSADGPEEPAGRPRHPPPPSTGDRDLDITGQSYIQ; encoded by the coding sequence ATGGAGAAGTCTGTGCCGAACACGAAGAAGGCAATGCAGGGCAAGGAGGAGAAGCCCGAGGTGCCGGCGAGCGACCCGGACCCGAGCGAGCTCGTGGCGGGGCAGCAGTCGCAGCTGCAGCGCGAGCACCAGCCGGCCAACATCTCGGAGATGAAGCCGCTCACGCGGGAGGCGTACGGCGGCGGGATGTACGCGAACGAGGGGCTGGGGCAGCGGAGGGACCCCACCAAGCCGCCGGCCAGCGCCACGCAGAGCGCCGACGGACCCGAGGAGCCCGCGGGGAGGCCCAGGCACCCTCCACCGCCGTCCACCGGCGACCGCGACCTCGACATCACCGGCCAGTCTTACATCCAGTAG
- the LOC133916972 gene encoding NAC domain-containing protein 22-like gives MAMVASMEVDQDLPGFRFHPTEEELLGFYLSHVVHGKKLHFDIIGTLNIYRHDPWDLPGMAKIGEREWYFFVPRDRKAGSGGRPNRTTERGFWKATGSDRAIRSSADTKRVIGLKKTLVFYQGRAPRGTKTDWVMNEYRLPENGTSRAAPAPPKEDMVLCKIYRKATPLKELEQRASAMEEMQRRSNVDYTVYTSRASLVRAGAFAGDDYLSSDDVHDSFLLPSSSSSAPSGDRDNAPKEAKKELEATVTVASTFLTQAANMPSKQLPVVSHGDLELPRLQVPTNHGVLDWMQDPFQMRSPWQDKLFLSPLAYPLF, from the exons ATGGCAATGGTTGCGTCCATGGAAGTCGATCAGGATCTGCCGGGCTTCCGGTTCCACCCCACCGAGGAAGAGCTCCTCGGCTTCTACCTTTCCCACGTCGTCCACGGCAAGAAGCTCCACTTCGATATCATCGGCACGCTCAACATCTACCGCCACGACCCCTGGGACCTTCCCG GGATGGCGAAGATCGGGGAGAGGGAGTGGTACTTCTTCGTGCCGCGGGACCGGAAGGCCGGCAGCGGCGGGCGGCCGAACCGGACGACGGAGCGCGGGTTCTGGAAGGCGACGGGGTCGgacagggccatccggagctcGGCCGACACGAAGCGGGTGATTGGGCTCAAGAAGACGCTCGTCTTCTACCAGGGCCGCGCCCCGCGCGGCACCAAGACGGACTGGGTCATGAACGAGTACCGCCTCCCCGAGAACGGCACCAGCCGCGCTGCACCGGCGCCACCCAAG GAGGACATGGTGCTGTGCAAGATATACCGGAAAGCCACTCCACTGAAAGAGCTGGAACAGAGAGCCTCTGCAATGGAAGAGATGCAGAGACGCAGCAACGTAGACTACACAGTCTACACATCCAGAGCATCCCTGGTCCGGGCCGGCGCCTTCGCCGGAGACGACTATCTGTCGTCGGACGACGTCCACGACAGTTTCCTGCTCCCCTCCTCTTCGTCGTCGGCGCCATCGGGCGACAGAGACAACGCGCCCAAGGAAGCCAAGAAGGAATTAGAGGCCACGGTCACGGTGGCGTCGACGTTTCTGACGCAGGCGGCGAACATGCCCAGCAAGCAGCTCCCGGTGGTGAGCCACGGAGACCTGGAGCTGCCCAGACTGCAGGTCCCAACGAACCATGGAGTCTTGGACTGGATGCAGGACCCGTTCCAGATGCGCAGCCCATGGCAGGACAAGCTTTTCTTGTCCCCCCTCGCGTATCCGCTCTTTTGA